A portion of the Leptospira inadai serovar Lyme str. 10 genome contains these proteins:
- a CDS encoding segregation and condensation protein A — protein MEREDGGKTFVVQWNNTEGGITEGPLNLLWSLIESYKVDIFEVSLSRITEDFLHFLKISENIHIDLGAEYALMAANLVYLKSKALLPDPGFEEEDYDPPLPPELVEKLLEHKKFQLTAQKLSEVDKSQSGVFVRESNQVIEEQDSWLDLSLLDLISAFNEILEKREEEGEIPALLTAPHRYSVEEKMESISTLLVQRSDISFEELFSSVKPEKAEVVAVFLAMLELCKQRILVIRQHKTFGEIRIFLVGEPWNAKNPA, from the coding sequence ATGGAGAGGGAGGACGGCGGGAAGACCTTTGTGGTCCAATGGAATAATACGGAAGGCGGAATCACCGAGGGGCCGTTAAATCTCCTTTGGTCTCTGATCGAAAGTTATAAAGTCGATATATTCGAAGTTTCTCTTTCGAGAATCACGGAAGACTTTCTCCATTTCCTGAAAATTTCGGAAAATATCCATATAGACTTGGGCGCAGAATACGCATTGATGGCTGCGAACCTAGTGTACTTGAAATCAAAAGCCTTATTGCCCGATCCGGGTTTTGAAGAAGAAGATTACGATCCGCCTCTCCCGCCGGAACTAGTCGAAAAACTCCTGGAACACAAGAAATTCCAACTAACGGCTCAGAAGCTATCCGAAGTCGATAAATCCCAGTCCGGCGTTTTTGTCCGGGAAAGCAACCAAGTCATCGAAGAGCAGGATTCTTGGCTGGATTTAAGCCTGCTCGACCTTATCTCCGCCTTTAACGAGATACTTGAAAAACGGGAGGAAGAAGGGGAGATTCCCGCTTTACTTACCGCGCCCCACCGATATTCTGTCGAGGAAAAGATGGAGTCGATTTCCACGCTCCTCGTCCAGAGGTCCGATATTTCTTTTGAGGAATTGTTTTCGTCGGTCAAACCCGAGAAAGCGGAAGTCGTCGCTGTCTTTTTGGCAATGCTAGAACTCTGCAAGCAGAGAATCCTGGTCATTCGCCAGCATAAAACCTTCGGCGAAATCCGTATTTTCTTGGTGGGAGAACCGTGGAACGCGAAAAATCCGGCTTAA
- the pheA gene encoding prephenate dehydratase → MAKNNDKLKEFREKIDSLDKEIVKAILARAEIASAIGEIKRENNDPIYRPDREKDVYEKILNLNVGPLPDKVLIAIYREIMSGSFSVEKGLSVGYLGPEGSFSHQAVRARFGASVEASEFPSIPEVFRAVETDKVDYGVVPVENSSEGLVNSTLDQFLVSDLNIYSEIYLKITLNLLGFEHDLHKIETLYGIKIANSQCRNWIAANLPHVQISETPSTSRAASIVAEKKEGCAAIASSIAAEIYGLDVIRESIEDMSGNSTRFLIIGKNQCPPTGNDKTSIVLSVPDKPGSLYSVLKPFFDKGINLSKVETRPTRRTSWEYNFFIDFHGHRKDPVIEEVLSVLKENTIYLRVLGSYPVSPPNP, encoded by the coding sequence ATGGCCAAGAATAACGACAAACTAAAGGAGTTCAGGGAAAAAATAGATTCTCTGGATAAGGAAATCGTCAAGGCCATTTTGGCCAGAGCGGAGATCGCATCCGCAATCGGCGAGATCAAACGCGAAAACAACGATCCGATTTATCGACCCGACCGAGAGAAGGACGTATATGAGAAAATTTTAAATCTCAATGTCGGACCTCTTCCGGATAAAGTATTGATCGCCATTTATCGCGAGATCATGTCCGGGTCCTTTTCGGTGGAAAAAGGACTTTCCGTAGGATATCTGGGGCCGGAAGGATCGTTTTCCCATCAAGCCGTTCGAGCTAGATTCGGAGCTTCCGTGGAAGCGAGCGAGTTCCCGTCCATTCCGGAAGTATTTCGCGCAGTCGAAACGGATAAGGTGGATTACGGAGTCGTTCCTGTGGAAAATTCCTCCGAGGGATTGGTCAACTCCACCCTGGACCAGTTTTTAGTTTCGGATCTGAATATTTATTCGGAGATCTATCTTAAAATTACTCTGAATCTTCTCGGTTTTGAACATGATCTCCATAAGATCGAAACTCTGTACGGAATCAAGATCGCTAATTCGCAATGCAGAAATTGGATCGCGGCGAATCTTCCCCATGTACAAATCTCCGAGACCCCATCCACATCCAGAGCGGCTAGCATCGTCGCGGAGAAAAAAGAAGGATGTGCGGCTATTGCTTCTTCGATCGCCGCCGAAATCTACGGACTGGATGTAATTCGCGAATCCATCGAAGATATGTCCGGCAACTCCACCCGATTTCTGATTATCGGTAAAAACCAATGTCCTCCTACGGGGAATGATAAGACTTCGATCGTGCTTTCCGTTCCGGATAAACCAGGATCCTTATATTCGGTATTGAAACCCTTCTTTGATAAGGGAATCAATCTTTCCAAGGTGGAAACGAGGCCGACCAGAAGAACATCCTGGGAATATAACTTTTTCATCGATTTCCACGGGCACAGAAAGGACCCGGTTATCGAGGAAGTTTTGAGCGTACTTAAGGAAAATACAATATACTTGAGGGTACTGGGTTCTTACCCGGTTTCTCCGCCGAATCCGTGA
- a CDS encoding prephenate dehydrogenase, whose translation MNFPFRKILIYGLGLMGASLSLALKKKRSGAEVTGIVSSQESKQKGISLGSADHLLTSIEFQNTPNWSSYDLIVFGVPVDTTVELIRTLPKNFSGYMTDMGSTKRDIISAVDSALPYSFKEEPKSNMDTALERSGDSDTWSGKNEVSFSGHRYVSSHPMCGSEESGLEFANADLYENRLCILTRPAGALPEAFSKLESFWRFLGMETIEIPALEHDRILSYVSHSPHLISSIMANWVWENECVQKFTEGSPLPLTGGGFRDMTRIAGSNPKMWAPIFSSNRDEIFKSLQEFRKHLDGIISELDPQKPLDPDHWKSFMEKARVNRDGILKHNNGSKKR comes from the coding sequence GTGAATTTTCCGTTTCGTAAAATTCTAATATACGGTCTTGGATTGATGGGGGCCTCGCTTTCGCTTGCCCTAAAGAAGAAGCGGTCCGGTGCGGAAGTGACCGGAATCGTATCTTCGCAAGAGAGTAAGCAGAAAGGAATCTCCTTAGGCTCCGCCGATCATTTATTAACGTCCATCGAGTTTCAAAATACTCCGAATTGGAGCTCTTACGATTTAATCGTATTCGGTGTTCCCGTCGACACGACGGTCGAATTGATCCGGACCCTGCCCAAAAATTTTAGCGGATATATGACGGACATGGGATCCACGAAGCGGGATATCATCTCCGCGGTGGATTCGGCGTTACCGTACAGTTTCAAAGAAGAACCGAAATCGAATATGGATACCGCGCTCGAACGCTCGGGCGATTCCGATACTTGGTCCGGAAAAAATGAAGTATCTTTCTCGGGGCATAGATACGTTTCCTCGCATCCGATGTGCGGATCGGAGGAATCGGGTTTAGAATTCGCTAATGCGGATCTGTACGAAAACCGACTCTGTATTCTGACTCGTCCGGCGGGCGCTCTTCCCGAGGCCTTTTCTAAATTGGAATCTTTTTGGAGATTCTTAGGAATGGAAACGATCGAAATCCCGGCTCTTGAACACGACCGGATCTTGTCCTACGTTTCTCATTCGCCCCATTTGATCTCGTCGATCATGGCGAATTGGGTTTGGGAAAACGAATGTGTCCAAAAGTTTACGGAAGGATCTCCTCTTCCGTTGACGGGCGGAGGATTCAGGGACATGACTAGGATCGCGGGTTCGAATCCGAAAATGTGGGCTCCCATTTTTTCTTCCAATCGGGACGAGATCTTTAAGTCTCTGCAAGAATTTAGAAAACATTTGGACGGAATAATTTCGGAATTGGATCCGCAAAAGCCGCTCGACCCCGATCACTGGAAGTCCTTTATGGAAAAAGCCCGGGTCAATCGGGACGGAATATTAAAACACAATAATGGTTCCAAGAAACGCTAA
- the scpB gene encoding SMC-Scp complex subunit ScpB, with amino-acid sequence MEREKSGLKGLIEALLFLSGEPLKLASIAKSVECEKHEAREILDELILDYQERDGGFVLREIAGAYQFATNERFSEILGKLFKEKKRDQLSRSSLDTLAIIAYKQPITLSEIDDIRGVSSRAMVTSLISKKLVKPVGNKEVPGRPALYGTTKEFLLHFGLNKLSDLPAPVEVKELKFENLDDLIENGQE; translated from the coding sequence GTGGAACGCGAAAAATCCGGCTTAAAGGGACTGATAGAAGCCCTCCTTTTCCTTTCCGGGGAACCGCTCAAGCTTGCCAGCATCGCCAAATCGGTGGAGTGCGAGAAGCACGAAGCCAGGGAAATTCTAGACGAACTAATTTTGGATTATCAGGAAAGAGACGGCGGATTCGTTCTACGAGAGATTGCCGGAGCTTATCAATTCGCCACGAACGAACGTTTTTCCGAGATTTTGGGGAAACTTTTTAAAGAGAAAAAAAGGGACCAGCTATCCCGCTCCAGCTTGGATACGTTAGCTATCATCGCATACAAACAACCGATCACCTTATCCGAAATAGACGATATCCGAGGAGTTTCTTCCAGAGCGATGGTGACTTCTTTGATTTCAAAAAAACTCGTAAAACCGGTCGGTAATAAGGAAGTGCCCGGTCGCCCGGCGCTTTACGGAACCACGAAGGAATTCCTCCTGCATTTCGGCCTAAATAAACTTTCGGACTTACCCGCTCCCGTCGAAGTAAAAGAGCTAAAATTCGAAAACCTGGACGACTTAATCGAAAATGGCCAAGAATAA